In one Fundulus heteroclitus isolate FHET01 chromosome 3, MU-UCD_Fhet_4.1, whole genome shotgun sequence genomic region, the following are encoded:
- the cd79a gene encoding B-cell antigen receptor complex-associated protein alpha chain, with product MGAFMFFVLCSLIGNVASAEMTLEPDRPFLRVQLFDSAVLKCCFRNGAKDFTWMKHISRNSQMTPVILSESVIQSYFEPNGTQCGQLTLNEVQLNDTGFYQCLFNKSKVLTHGTYLQVFKPMEKTINLSEKTKNKILTAEGVLLLLCVIIPSVSLLFKSNSQNRLEIKKTKQEEENIYQGLNLEDCGTTYDQIERSQAQSQYQDVCNTVEEKEEILLEKP from the exons atgggagcatttatgttttttgttctcTGCAGTTTGATCG GTAACGTTGCTTCAGCTGAGATGACATTAGAGCCAGACAGACCATTTTTGAGAGTCCAGCTCTTTGACAGTGCTGTCCTGAAATGCTGCTTCAGGAATGGAGCTAAAGATTTCACTTGGATGAAGCATATTTCACGCAATTCCCAAATGACCCCGGTCATCCTGTCCGAAAGCGTTATTCAAAGTTACTTTGAGCCTAATGGCACACAATGCGGGCAACTAACCCTGAATGAAGTCCAACTGAACGACACGGGGTTTTACCAGTGCCTCTTCAACAAGAGCAAGGTCTTGACGCACGGCACCTACTTGCAGGTCTTCA AGCCAATGGAGAAGACGATAAACCTCAGTGAGAAGACCAAAAACAAGATCCTGACAGCTGAAGGAGtcttgctgctgctgtgtgtgatCATTCCTTCCGTCTCACTTTTGTTCAAG TCAAACAGCCAAAATAGGCTGGAgatcaagaaaacaaaacaagaagagGAGAACATCTATCAG GGGCTGAATCTGGAAGACTGTGGTACAACATATGATCAGATTGAACGTTCCCAGGCACAGAGCCAGTACCAGGATGTGTGCAATACTgtggaagaaaaggaagaaatccTGCTGGAGAAACCATGA